A DNA window from Paraclostridium bifermentans contains the following coding sequences:
- a CDS encoding stage III sporulation protein AF: MLESIKAWIISILIAAFIVNIVNMILPSSKLKSYINLVLNFIFIFIAINPVINFFSDGTSLEDKLLKTYTKYNQQYVDSMNSLAKDTGGKSIKSGYEDGLKSILELKLDEYGYELEDIELDGSDVSKVKVKEKNSNKEEKKDIQSSEGEKDKQVFKESSNNEDKKSKDEVKKSLVDILDISIENIEIDK; encoded by the coding sequence ATGTTAGAGAGTATTAAAGCTTGGATAATAAGTATTTTAATTGCAGCCTTTATAGTTAACATAGTTAATATGATTCTTCCTTCTTCAAAATTAAAGTCATATATTAATCTAGTTTTAAATTTTATATTTATATTCATTGCTATAAATCCAGTCATTAATTTTTTTTCAGATGGAACAAGTTTAGAGGACAAATTATTAAAAACATATACTAAATATAATCAACAATATGTTGATAGCATGAATAGTCTAGCTAAAGACACAGGGGGGAAAAGCATAAAGTCTGGGTATGAAGATGGATTAAAAAGCATATTAGAATTAAAACTAGATGAATATGGTTATGAACTTGAGGATATTGAGTTAGACGGATCTGATGTAAGTAAAGTTAAGGTTAAAGAAAAAAATAGTAATAAAGAAGAAAAAAAGGACATACAATCTAGTGAGGGTGAAAAAGATAAACAAGTATTTAAAGAAAGCTCAAATAATGAAGATAAAAAATCAAAAGATGAAGTTAAAAAGAGCTTAGTAGACATACTTGATATATCCATTGAAAATATAGAAATTGATAAATAG
- the spoIIIAE gene encoding stage III sporulation protein AE, which yields MKKIVTSIILCILMGLTFANVSFAQEENDKKVKESVDTYISEQLNKINLQEIQNQIKDEKFIEDVDLKTFMKDLISGKKTMLDLFDKEGLKLFLFDELRASLKVASIIFVLALLSSILKSLDNSFSSGAISQVTTYIVFIVMVTLTLVGFKDVLNICNTTIDSMINLMQILMPILITFLVVMGFPMTSTVMTPIFMGGVTFINIVFKNFLFVSITIGFAILVINNLSNSIKLKKLASFIKQINLITIGAIFTIYLALVSMQGMYVKSLDGFAVKSTKFAIGNFIPVVGGFVSDSFDIILSSSQLIKNLFGGVGLIILVGICLIPIIKIISIILVYKTSAMIVEPVGEDSISNFLNEISNLMAIMLACIIAITIMFFVTIAIVVSISVVAQ from the coding sequence ATGAAAAAAATTGTGACTAGTATAATTTTATGTATACTAATGGGGCTAACATTTGCAAATGTTTCATTTGCACAAGAAGAAAATGATAAAAAAGTAAAAGAAAGTGTAGATACATATATAAGTGAACAATTAAATAAAATTAATTTACAAGAAATTCAAAATCAAATAAAAGATGAAAAGTTTATAGAAGATGTAGATCTTAAAACATTTATGAAAGATTTAATATCTGGTAAGAAAACAATGCTAGATTTATTTGATAAAGAGGGTCTTAAACTATTCTTATTCGATGAATTGAGAGCAAGTTTAAAAGTTGCATCAATAATATTTGTCTTAGCGCTCTTATCATCTATTTTAAAAAGTTTAGACAATTCATTCTCATCTGGGGCGATAAGCCAAGTAACAACCTATATTGTATTTATAGTAATGGTAACTTTAACATTGGTAGGATTTAAAGATGTTTTAAATATATGTAACACCACCATTGATAGCATGATCAATTTGATGCAGATACTAATGCCAATATTAATAACATTTTTAGTGGTAATGGGATTTCCTATGACATCTACTGTTATGACCCCTATATTTATGGGAGGAGTAACATTTATAAATATAGTTTTTAAAAACTTCCTATTTGTATCTATTACAATAGGTTTTGCAATACTTGTTATAAATAATTTATCTAATAGTATAAAACTTAAAAAGTTGGCATCTTTTATAAAACAAATAAATCTGATAACAATTGGAGCCATATTTACTATATATTTAGCATTAGTATCTATGCAGGGGATGTACGTTAAGAGTTTAGATGGATTTGCAGTTAAAAGTACTAAGTTTGCGATAGGAAATTTTATACCTGTTGTAGGAGGATTTGTATCAGACTCATTTGATATAATATTATCTTCGTCTCAACTTATAAAGAACTTATTTGGAGGAGTGGGACTAATAATATTAGTAGGAATATGCTTAATTCCTATAATAAAAATCATTTCAATAATATTAGTTTATAAAACATCAGCAATGATAGTAGAACCAGTTGGAGAAGATAGTATTTCGAACTTTTTAAATGAGATTTCAAATCTTATGGCAATAATGTTAGCATGTATCATAGCTATAACAATAATGTTTTTTGTTACTATAGCAATCGTAGTTTCTATTAGTGTTGTGGCACAGTAA
- the spoIIIAD gene encoding stage III sporulation protein AD — MKLVGLALISTILCLIIKKDRPEMAMFIGILTGIMILLSVTYKFNFIIESINELANKANIPTMYISLIIKLIGIAYLMEFAIQICKDCGEGNIAAKLEFGGKIIVMTMSFPILISIVDMILNLIP; from the coding sequence ATGAAATTGGTAGGTCTTGCGCTTATCTCTACTATATTATGCTTAATTATAAAAAAAGATAGACCAGAAATGGCTATGTTTATAGGAATACTAACAGGAATTATGATTTTACTTTCTGTAACCTATAAATTCAATTTTATAATTGAAAGTATAAATGAATTAGCAAATAAGGCTAACATACCTACTATGTATATATCTTTAATAATCAAACTTATAGGAATAGCATACTTAATGGAGTTTGCTATTCAGATATGCAAAGACTGTGGGGAAGGAAATATTGCAGCTAAGCTTGAATTCGGAGGAAAAATTATAGTTATGACTATGTCATTCCCTATATTAATATCTATTGTTGATATGATTTTAAATTTGATTCCATAG
- the spoIIIAC gene encoding stage III sporulation protein AC, which produces MDITLIFKVAGIGLLISVLNMVLEKTDRKDWTTLTTLAGVIIVLTMVITEINDLFNAVRTMFQLY; this is translated from the coding sequence ATGGATATAACTTTGATTTTTAAAGTTGCAGGGATTGGGTTATTGATATCTGTTTTAAATATGGTTCTTGAGAAGACTGATAGAAAAGATTGGACTACCTTAACAACTCTTGCAGGTGTGATAATTGTTCTTACGATGGTAATAACTGAGATAAATGATCTATTTAATGCAGTTAGAACGATGTTTCAGTTATATTAA
- a CDS encoding stage III sporulation protein AB, producing the protein MQIKIALISILVACSYLIGEYLYKAYTKRHKQLNELIRILEVMRMDLSFGLYTLEEIFYRIGENKEFSLGPFFKHMSIDLKEDNSKTLETILSKNADFMIKESYFQDKEVDELKKLILTLGKGDVYSQERMIDLSIENLKKLTTESKEDVEKKGIVYRKLSTIIGLVIGILLI; encoded by the coding sequence TTGCAAATTAAAATAGCTCTAATAAGTATTTTAGTAGCATGTAGCTATCTGATTGGAGAGTATTTATACAAAGCTTATACAAAAAGGCATAAACAGTTAAATGAGCTCATAAGGATATTAGAGGTAATGCGAATGGACTTATCATTTGGGTTGTACACATTGGAAGAAATATTTTATAGGATAGGAGAAAATAAAGAATTTTCACTTGGACCTTTCTTTAAACATATGAGTATAGATCTAAAAGAAGATAATAGCAAAACATTAGAAACTATATTATCAAAGAATGCTGATTTTATGATTAAAGAAAGTTATTTTCAAGATAAGGAGGTAGATGAATTAAAAAAATTAATACTTACTCTTGGAAAAGGAGATGTTTATTCTCAAGAGAGGATGATTGATTTATCTATTGAAAATTTAAAAAAACTCACAACAGAAAGTAAAGAAGACGTAGAGAAAAAAGGTATAGTATACAGAAAACTATCTACTATAATTGGGTTAGTTATAGGGATACTTTTAATATAG
- the spoIIIAA gene encoding stage III sporulation protein AA, producing MNKLSDEILNSLSPKLREKIINVQYEDLNIEEIRLRVEKPLIINSNNRDYFYNNSMNRLDIKNSNSYVVKKEDIEQTFQLMCKYSIHSFIDDIKKGFITLKGGHRVGIVGKVIIEDGQVKNIKHISSLNIRISREVLNCSEKVLNHIIKSSNEVNNTLIISPPQCGKTTLLRDIVRNLSNGNKEKGFNGIKVALIDERNEISGSYLGIAQMDVGIRTDIIETCPKDIGIMMLLRAMSPNLIVTDEIGSEKEIKALYTALNGGVSLITTVHGNSIEDIRERKELSKLLDKELFKKVIILSAKNGPGTIEKIYDLEEKRWYFAN from the coding sequence ATGAATAAACTTTCAGATGAAATTTTAAATTCTCTATCGCCTAAGCTAAGAGAAAAAATAATAAATGTACAATATGAAGATCTAAATATAGAAGAAATAAGACTTAGAGTAGAGAAACCATTAATAATAAATTCTAATAATAGAGACTATTTTTATAATAACTCTATGAACAGGCTAGATATAAAAAATTCAAATTCGTATGTTGTAAAAAAAGAAGATATAGAACAGACATTTCAACTTATGTGCAAATATTCAATTCATTCATTTATAGATGACATTAAAAAAGGTTTTATAACATTAAAAGGTGGGCATAGAGTTGGAATAGTTGGAAAGGTAATAATTGAAGATGGACAAGTTAAAAATATAAAGCACATATCATCTTTAAATATAAGGATTTCTAGAGAGGTATTAAATTGCTCTGAAAAAGTATTAAATCACATAATTAAGAGTTCTAACGAAGTAAATAATACTTTAATAATTTCACCGCCACAATGTGGTAAAACAACATTACTTAGAGATATAGTTAGAAATTTAAGTAATGGGAACAAAGAAAAAGGGTTTAATGGAATTAAAGTAGCTCTTATAGACGAAAGGAATGAGATTTCAGGATCATATTTAGGAATAGCGCAGATGGATGTTGGAATAAGAACAGACATAATAGAAACATGCCCAAAAGATATAGGCATAATGATGTTACTTAGGGCTATGTCACCTAACTTAATAGTAACGGATGAAATAGGTAGTGAAAAGGAAATAAAAGCTTTGTACACGGCTTTAAATGGGGGAGTTAGCTTAATAACGACAGTACATGGGAATTCCATAGAAGATATAAGGGAAAGAAAGGAATTAAGCAAATTACTCGATAAAGAATTATTCAAAAAAGTAATAATACTTTCGGCTAAAAATGGACCAGGGACAATTGAAAAAATATATGACTTAGAAGAAAAGAGGTGGTATTTTGCAAATTAA
- the fabF gene encoding beta-ketoacyl-ACP synthase II, with product MKRRVVITGLGCVTPVGTGKETFWTNIKDGVCGIDKITSFDASSFQTQIAGEVKDFNPEDYINKKELKRMDRFTHFAIASSQMAVKDANLDLDKVDSEKMGVIIGSGIGGVATIEEQHKILLEKGNRRVSPFFVPMMISNMAAGQVSIALGAKGPNTNVSTACASGSHAIGDAFKAIQRGDADIMVAGGSEAGVTPLSFAGFCNMKAMSTRNDDPKTASRPFDKDRDGFVMGEGSGILILEDLDHAIKRGAKIYAEIVGYGATADAYHMTTPAENGEGAARSISMAMKDGNIPLDEVDYINAHGTSTYYNDKFETMAIKSVFKDQAYELCVSSTKSMTGHLLGAAGAVEAIVCAMAISDGYVPPTINVENLDEELDLDYVVNEGKKRDVRYALSNSLGFGGHNATLAFKKYE from the coding sequence ATGAAAAGAAGAGTTGTTATAACTGGATTAGGTTGTGTTACTCCAGTTGGAACAGGAAAAGAAACATTTTGGACCAACATAAAAGATGGAGTTTGTGGTATAGATAAAATAACTAGCTTTGACGCATCCTCATTTCAAACACAAATAGCTGGAGAAGTAAAAGATTTTAATCCGGAAGATTATATAAATAAAAAAGAATTAAAAAGAATGGATAGATTTACTCATTTTGCCATAGCATCTTCGCAAATGGCAGTAAAAGATGCAAATCTTGACTTAGATAAAGTAGATAGCGAAAAAATGGGAGTTATAATAGGTTCTGGTATAGGAGGAGTTGCTACAATAGAAGAGCAACACAAAATCTTACTAGAAAAAGGAAATAGAAGAGTTAGTCCATTTTTCGTTCCTATGATGATTTCTAACATGGCAGCAGGCCAAGTATCTATCGCATTAGGTGCAAAAGGACCAAATACTAATGTATCTACTGCTTGTGCATCAGGGTCTCATGCTATAGGAGATGCATTTAAAGCTATACAAAGAGGCGATGCAGATATAATGGTAGCAGGAGGAAGTGAAGCTGGTGTTACACCACTTTCATTTGCTGGTTTCTGTAATATGAAGGCTATGTCTACTAGAAATGATGACCCAAAAACTGCTTCAAGACCATTTGATAAAGATAGAGATGGATTTGTAATGGGAGAAGGATCAGGTATATTAATACTAGAAGATTTAGATCATGCTATAAAAAGAGGCGCTAAAATTTATGCTGAAATAGTTGGATATGGAGCAACAGCAGATGCATATCATATGACAACTCCAGCAGAAAATGGAGAAGGAGCAGCTAGATCTATAAGCATGGCAATGAAAGATGGAAATATTCCTCTTGATGAAGTTGATTATATAAACGCTCATGGAACATCTACTTACTATAATGATAAGTTTGAAACAATGGCAATCAAAAGTGTTTTTAAAGACCAAGCATATGAACTTTGCGTATCATCTACAAAGTCTATGACAGGCCATTTATTAGGAGCTGCAGGAGCAGTTGAAGCTATCGTATGCGCTATGGCTATAAGTGATGGATATGTTCCTCCTACTATAAATGTAGAAAACTTAGATGAAGAGTTAGATTTAGATTACGTTGTAAACGAAGGTAAGAAAAGAGATGTTAGATATGCACTGTCAAATTCTTTAGGATTTGGTGGACACAATGCAACTTTAGCATTTAAAAAATATGAATAA
- the acpP gene encoding acyl carrier protein, whose translation MFEKVVEIIKDQLGIDNKEVTMETSLMKDLEADSLDAVEIMMALEDEFSIEIPDTEAEKFICIGDIVKYIEANK comes from the coding sequence ATGTTTGAAAAAGTTGTAGAAATAATAAAGGATCAATTAGGAATAGACAATAAAGAAGTAACTATGGAGACTTCATTAATGAAAGATTTAGAAGCAGATTCATTAGATGCTGTTGAAATAATGATGGCTCTTGAAGATGAATTTTCAATAGAAATACCAGACACAGAAGCAGAAAAGTTCATATGCATAGGAGATATAGTTAAATATATAGAAGCAAACAAATAG
- the fabG gene encoding 3-oxoacyl-[acyl-carrier-protein] reductase produces MVNLQDKVAIVTGGSRGIGKAIAKKLASQKANVVINYTSNEEHALKTKEEIESYGVKSMIVKCDVSKSSEVDNMIESVVKEFGKVDILVNNAGITKDGLLMRMKEDDFDKVIDINLKGVFNCTKVATKYMMKKRYGKIINISSVVGIIGNPGQANYCASKAGVIGLTKSSARELASRNISVNAIAPGFIDTDMTSVLNEDLKSNMLKSIPQNRFGEPDDVANAVLFLASDMASYITGQVINVDGGMVMQ; encoded by the coding sequence ATGGTTAACTTACAAGATAAAGTAGCAATTGTAACTGGAGGATCTAGAGGTATAGGTAAAGCTATAGCTAAAAAACTAGCATCACAAAAAGCAAATGTTGTAATAAACTATACATCAAATGAAGAACATGCTTTAAAAACTAAAGAAGAAATAGAATCATATGGTGTTAAAAGTATGATAGTAAAATGCGATGTATCTAAAAGTAGTGAAGTTGACAATATGATAGAGTCTGTAGTTAAAGAGTTTGGAAAAGTAGATATATTAGTAAACAATGCCGGTATAACAAAAGATGGACTTTTAATGAGAATGAAAGAAGATGACTTTGACAAGGTTATCGATATAAATCTAAAAGGTGTTTTCAACTGCACAAAAGTAGCTACTAAATATATGATGAAAAAAAGATATGGAAAAATAATAAATATATCATCTGTAGTTGGAATAATAGGAAATCCAGGGCAAGCAAACTACTGCGCATCTAAAGCAGGTGTAATAGGCCTTACAAAATCAAGTGCTAGAGAATTGGCATCAAGAAACATAAGTGTAAATGCTATAGCTCCAGGATTTATAGATACAGATATGACTAGTGTTTTAAATGAAGATTTAAAATCTAATATGTTAAAAAGCATTCCGCAAAATAGATTTGGAGAGCCTGATGATGTAGCTAATGCAGTATTGTTTTTAGCAAGTGACATGGCAAGTTATATAACAGGTCAGGTTATAAATGTAGATGGTGGAATGGTAATGCAATAA
- the fabD gene encoding ACP S-malonyltransferase, with protein MGKVALVFPGQGAQYVGMASDIYNNDDIAKKIIDEAERSVGINLKKIMFEGSDEELAKTENTQPAIVTHSIALFESLKDKIDLKYDACLGLSLGEYSALVAADAMDFNDAVAVVKKRGKYMQESVPLGKGTMAAILGLDREKVNEVIEQVDNGIIEVANYNSPGQIVISGETGTVKDSINLFKENGAKKAVVLNVSAPFHSSMLEPAGLKLKKELDDIKLRKCKVSVVSNVKADYYTDNYKDLLVSQVSSSVLWEDSIEKLINEGFDTFIEIGPGKVLKGFINKISKKNKVDTKVYNIDNMESMNDFVKAYKRGEI; from the coding sequence ATGGGTAAGGTTGCATTAGTATTTCCTGGTCAAGGAGCTCAATATGTAGGTATGGCAAGTGATATATATAACAATGATGACATAGCTAAAAAAATTATTGATGAAGCAGAAAGATCAGTTGGAATAAATTTAAAGAAGATAATGTTTGAAGGTAGTGATGAAGAACTAGCTAAAACAGAAAATACTCAACCAGCTATAGTTACTCATAGTATAGCGTTATTTGAAAGTTTAAAAGATAAGATAGATTTAAAATATGATGCATGCTTAGGACTATCACTAGGAGAATATAGTGCTTTAGTAGCAGCAGATGCAATGGATTTTAATGATGCTGTAGCAGTAGTTAAAAAAAGAGGTAAGTATATGCAAGAAAGTGTACCTTTAGGTAAAGGTACTATGGCAGCTATACTAGGGTTAGATAGAGAAAAGGTAAATGAGGTTATAGAACAAGTTGATAATGGAATAATAGAGGTTGCAAACTATAACTCTCCGGGTCAAATTGTAATATCAGGGGAGACAGGTACGGTAAAAGATAGTATAAACTTATTTAAAGAAAATGGAGCAAAAAAAGCTGTTGTATTAAATGTAAGTGCACCTTTTCATTCATCTATGCTAGAACCAGCTGGATTAAAGCTAAAAAAAGAATTAGATGATATTAAACTAAGAAAATGTAAGGTATCTGTAGTTTCAAATGTAAAAGCAGATTATTATACAGATAACTACAAAGATCTTTTGGTTAGTCAAGTGAGCTCATCTGTTTTATGGGAAGATTCAATAGAAAAGCTAATAAATGAAGGGTTTGATACATTTATAGAAATCGGACCAGGAAAAGTGCTAAAAGGATTTATAAATAAAATTTCCAAAAAGAATAAAGTTGATACTAAAGTTTATAACATTGATAATATGGAATCTATGAATGACTTTGTAAAAGCTTACAAAAGAGGTGAAATATAA
- the fabK gene encoding enoyl-[acyl-carrier-protein] reductase FabK has translation MKDLCELLNIKYPIIQGGMAWVATAELAAGVSNAGGLGIIAAGNAPKEVIKEQIKKCRKLTDKPFGVNVMLLSPFVDEIMDLIVEERVEVITTGAGNPAKYIERLKEVNTKIIPVVPTIALAKRMEKHGADAVIVEGTEAGGHIGELTTMVLTPQVVDNVNIPVIAAGGIADGKGLAAALCLGASGVQIGTRFICSDECIAHENYKNLILKSRDRDAIVTGRSTGHPVRTLKNKLAKEILNMEKEGVNPLDIDQKGVGSLRMAVVNGDVDNGSFMAGQIASYINDVKPCKQIIEDIMEESKSILSKINKKLEV, from the coding sequence ATGAAGGATTTATGTGAATTATTAAATATAAAATACCCTATCATCCAAGGTGGTATGGCTTGGGTAGCAACTGCTGAATTAGCAGCAGGAGTATCAAATGCTGGAGGATTAGGAATAATTGCAGCAGGAAATGCACCAAAAGAAGTAATAAAAGAGCAAATAAAAAAGTGCAGAAAATTAACAGATAAACCGTTTGGAGTTAATGTTATGCTATTATCTCCATTTGTAGATGAGATAATGGATTTAATAGTAGAAGAAAGAGTAGAAGTAATAACTACAGGAGCTGGAAATCCAGCAAAATATATAGAGCGATTAAAAGAAGTAAATACAAAGATTATACCCGTAGTTCCAACTATTGCACTAGCAAAAAGAATGGAAAAGCATGGTGCAGATGCAGTAATAGTTGAAGGAACAGAAGCAGGAGGACATATAGGAGAGCTAACAACAATGGTTCTAACTCCTCAAGTTGTAGACAATGTAAATATTCCTGTAATTGCAGCAGGAGGAATTGCTGATGGTAAAGGATTGGCAGCAGCACTATGCTTAGGGGCTAGTGGTGTACAAATAGGAACAAGATTTATTTGTAGTGATGAATGTATAGCTCATGAAAACTATAAAAATCTTATATTAAAATCAAGAGATAGAGATGCAATAGTTACAGGAAGAAGTACAGGGCATCCGGTTAGAACACTAAAAAATAAATTGGCTAAAGAAATATTAAATATGGAAAAAGAAGGAGTTAATCCTTTAGATATAGATCAAAAAGGTGTAGGATCATTAAGAATGGCAGTTGTAAATGGAGATGTAGATAATGGATCATTTATGGCAGGTCAAATAGCATCTTATATAAATGATGTGAAGCCTTGCAAACAAATAATAGAAGATATAATGGAAGAATCAAAATCTATATTATCTAAAATAAATAAAAAATTGGAGGTATAG
- a CDS encoding beta-ketoacyl-ACP synthase III: MNTKAGILGVGSYVPKKVMTNFDLEKIMDTSDEWIRTRTGINERRLVDENEATSDLATKAAIKAIENANLTPEDIDLIIVATITPDMVFPSTACLVQANINATKAAGFDLEAACSGFIYGITIAKQFIETKTYKHVLVIGAEALSTILDYEDRSTAILFGDGAGAVVMGPVEEGGVLSTNLGSDGNGKDYLKVPAGGSKLPASEETVKDRLHYIQMAGSDVFKFAVRIMQDASVKCIESANLSIQDVDYLIPHQANIRIIEASAKRLNLSMDKVYVNLDRYGNMSAASIPVALDEAYRQGKIKKGDNVVLVGFGGGLTWGASLVRWSI; this comes from the coding sequence ATGAATACAAAGGCTGGTATATTAGGGGTTGGAAGTTATGTTCCTAAAAAGGTAATGACTAACTTCGACCTTGAAAAGATAATGGATACATCAGATGAATGGATAAGAACAAGAACAGGAATAAATGAAAGACGATTAGTAGATGAAAATGAAGCAACATCAGATCTTGCAACTAAAGCAGCTATAAAAGCAATAGAAAATGCAAACTTGACTCCAGAAGATATAGATTTAATTATAGTAGCTACAATTACACCAGACATGGTATTTCCATCTACAGCATGCTTAGTTCAAGCAAACATAAATGCAACTAAAGCAGCAGGTTTTGACCTTGAGGCAGCATGTTCAGGATTTATATATGGTATAACAATAGCAAAACAATTTATAGAAACTAAAACATATAAACATGTACTAGTAATAGGAGCAGAAGCTTTATCAACAATATTAGATTATGAAGATAGATCTACAGCAATATTATTTGGAGATGGAGCTGGGGCGGTAGTTATGGGACCAGTTGAAGAAGGCGGAGTATTATCTACAAATTTAGGCTCTGATGGAAATGGTAAAGATTATCTTAAAGTACCAGCTGGAGGTTCTAAGTTGCCAGCTAGTGAAGAAACTGTTAAAGATAGATTGCATTACATACAAATGGCAGGAAGTGATGTATTTAAATTTGCTGTTAGAATAATGCAAGATGCATCTGTTAAATGTATAGAAAGTGCTAACTTGAGTATACAAGATGTAGATTACCTTATACCACACCAAGCTAATATAAGAATAATAGAAGCTTCAGCAAAAAGATTAAACTTAAGTATGGATAAAGTATATGTGAACTTAGATAGATATGGAAACATGTCGGCAGCATCAATTCCAGTAGCTCTAGATGAAGCCTATAGACAAGGAAAAATTAAAAAAGGCGATAATGTAGTTCTAGTAGGATTCGGAGGCGGATTGACATGGGGAGCTTCTTTAGTTAGATGGAGTATATAA
- the plsX gene encoding phosphate acyltransferase PlsX, which yields MKIVIDGMGGDNAPKSNVEGVVNAIKEYGVDIIITGDKEILENEFAKHEFDKSKLEIVHTTEIIENEDKPVKAIRSKKDSSMVVALRMVKENKADAIVSAGNTGALLAGGLFVVGRIKGIDRPCLCPAIPNVKGGMTLIADGGANADCKPINLVEFAGMSNIYANKVLGIQNPRVALANVGIEEGKGNDLAKKSYEELKKLNLNFIGNIEARELINSYTDIVVCDGFTGNILLKSAEGIAMSILGLLKETFLASTKGKLGAMLLKDDLRKLKTMMDYSEYGGAPLLGVNGGVIKAHGSSDAKAVKNAINQAIKFAKGDVVEDIKEFVKTIEENSEEE from the coding sequence ATGAAAATTGTAATTGATGGAATGGGCGGAGATAATGCACCAAAGTCTAATGTAGAAGGTGTAGTTAACGCTATAAAAGAATATGGTGTAGATATAATAATCACTGGAGATAAAGAAATATTAGAAAATGAATTTGCAAAGCATGAATTTGACAAAAGTAAATTAGAGATAGTTCATACTACTGAAATTATAGAGAATGAAGATAAACCAGTTAAAGCAATAAGATCTAAAAAAGATTCGTCAATGGTCGTAGCTTTAAGAATGGTAAAAGAAAATAAAGCAGATGCAATAGTATCAGCAGGAAATACAGGAGCATTATTAGCAGGTGGTTTATTTGTGGTAGGTAGAATAAAAGGAATAGACAGACCTTGTTTATGCCCAGCTATACCAAATGTAAAAGGTGGAATGACACTTATTGCAGATGGAGGAGCTAATGCAGATTGTAAACCAATAAACTTAGTTGAATTTGCAGGTATGAGTAATATTTATGCAAACAAAGTATTAGGAATCCAAAACCCTAGAGTTGCTCTTGCGAATGTAGGAATAGAAGAGGGTAAGGGAAATGACTTAGCAAAGAAATCATATGAAGAACTTAAAAAATTAAATTTAAACTTCATTGGAAATATAGAAGCAAGAGAATTAATAAACTCATATACAGATATAGTTGTGTGTGATGGATTTACAGGAAATATTTTATTAAAATCAGCAGAAGGTATTGCTATGTCAATATTAGGCCTTTTAAAGGAAACTTTCCTAGCTAGTACAAAAGGTAAATTAGGAGCAATGCTGTTAAAAGATGATTTAAGAAAATTAAAAACTATGATGGATTACTCAGAATATGGAGGAGCGCCTCTTTTAGGTGTTAATGGAGGAGTTATAAAAGCTCATGGAAGTTCTGATGCAAAAGCTGTAAAAAATGCTATAAACCAAGCAATAAAATTTGCAAAGGGAGATGTAGTCGAAGATATTAAAGAATTTGTAAAGACTATAGAAGAAAATAGCGAAGAAGAATAG